A stretch of DNA from Dokdonia sp. PRO95:
AGGTAGATTTAAAATATCTCTATAAAAAACTCTTGCTTTCTCAACGTCATCTACGGGAATAGCAAGATGAAATGGTCGTACTGTCATAATCGATGTTTTGAAGTACTAATTTACACCATTTTTTTTAGGTTATTTATTTATCAGATGCAATTGCATCTGTATCTTTTCTATGTTTAAGTAATGAGATGCCCGCAAAGAAAAATATTACACCTAGTATTGTAAATGCCCACGGACTCATACCAGTACTTAAACTTCCAAAGATTCCCATAACTCCGAGCACTAGCATAATAGCTCCTGCAACAAGCGCTATTACTCCTATAATCTTAATCATAACTTAATTGTTTTTATTATTTGGAGTATAAAAGTAATTGATTGGCGGAGTGAAGCTTTGCTACTTAACACCACATTACCACTGTTTTAATAGGAGTTTATGAATGTGAGTTATATTTTGGCAGTCTTTAAGAAAAGCAGTTTTCATTTTGTGGGGTAGTAGCGGCACTTTTGTATAAATTTGCATCCTTAAAACTAATCTTTTATACGCGCCACGTGATTACAAAAAGAATTATCCCTTGTCTCGATATTAAAAATGGTAGAACCGTAAAAGGAACTAACTTTGTAAACTTGCGTGATGCTGGAGATCCAGTGGAGCTGGCAAAGCTATACTCTAATACAGGAGCAGATGAGCTAGTTTTTTTAGATATATCTGCAACAGAAGAGCGTCGTAAGACCCTTGCAGATCTAGTATTGAGAGTTGCTTCACAAGTAAACATACCATTTACAGTAGGCGGAGGAATATCTTCTGTAGAAGATGTAGATATCTTATTACAAAATGGTGCAGATAAAGTTTCTATAAACTCTAGTGCTGTAAAAAGACCAGAACTCATAAATGAGCTTGTAGCAAAATTTGGCTCACAATGTATTGTTGTCGCTATAGATGCAAAGTATATAGAAGGAGAGTGGATTGTACATTTAGTGGGAGGAAAAGTACCTACAGAGCATAATCTCTTTGACTGGGCAAAAGAAGTAGAAGAGCGTGGTGCTGGTGAGATCCTTTTTACCTCTATGGACAATGATGGTACAAAAGATGGTTTTGCAAACGAGGCGCTAGCTAGACTTTCTGAAAGTCTAAATATCCCAATAATTGCAAGTGGAGGAGCTGGAAATATGCAACACTTTGCAGATGCTTTTACAGAGGGTAAGGCAGATGCAGCTCTTGCAGCAAGTGTTTTTCACTTTAAGGAAATAGAAATAACAGATTTAAAACAAGAGTTAACCTCGCAAGGTATTGCGATGAGATCATAACACTCGTTCATAATAAAAAGTAATGGAAATAGATTTTAAAAAATACGAGAATGGTCTCGTGCCAGCAATTATTCAGGATTCAAGAACTAAGAATGTCTTGATGCTAGGTTTTATGAATAATGAGGCTTACGAGAAAACAATTGCTACAAATAAAGTGACCTTCTTTAGTCGCTCAAAGCAACGACTATGGACAAAGGGAGAAGAGACTAAAAACTATTTGCATCTAGATACTATTGCGGTAGATTGTGATAATGATACTTTGCTAGTACAAGTGACTCCTCAAGGGCCTACTTGTCATAAAGGGACAGATACCTGCTGGGGTAATAGTAACAAAACAAACTTTGGCTTTTTATCACATCTAGAAGAAGTCATAGAAGATCGCTGGAATACTAAAGATACTGCAGACTCTTATGTTGCGTCACTCTTTAGAAGTGGGATTAATAAAGTAGCTCAAAAAGTAGGAGAAGAGGCTGTAGAGGTGGTTATTGAAGCAAAAGATGATAACGATCATCTATTCCTTAATGAAAGCGCAGATCTATTATTTCACTATATGGTTTTATTACAGGCAAAAGGGTTTCACCTGCGTGATATAGAAAAAACACTTATGTCAAGACATAAGTAAAAATCAATGGAGAAGTAGTACTATCAAGACTACTTCTCCAGTTGACCAGCTATCACACTCTTTGCTAGTTGATGTTCTTTATTATCTCTAAAGTCTGAGTAACCCAATCCTCGTCAAAGCTTAATTTGATATCTGGGATGATACCTACATATTCATAATTTAGATATTTATGAAAATTCATATCTGTAGGATAAATTGCAAACTGGCCAGATGGTGTTTCTATTAGTTTGCCATAATTAGAGCCATAAGCAAGGGCTCCATACGTGCGCTGGCCTAGATGTTTTGCATTTTTTAACCCCTTTAGTTTGAGAGTAAATTGCTCACCATTACTCGCGCACCAGAAATTTGTAATGACATACACATTCATTTTATTCTTTTTAAAAATTTTGTAAAATGGATCGGAGTACTTAGAGTTTCCTCCAGAATTATCACGTAGATCTACAATAATATTTTTTGCAGTAAACTTATCTTTAGCTTCCTCATAAAACTTTTTAAAAGCCTTTACATTATTGCTGCTATTTGAAAAAGACCCCATATACACATACTGAATATCTGGTGTAAGTTGTTTGAAATCCCAAGGAGATTGATTCACACTCATTTGTGAAATATAGTTACTAGCTTCTTTCTTAAGATGCCATAAACTTCCATTAAAATGTAGCAATCCTCTTACAAATCTTAATTTACCACCAATGATATCACTGGTAAGAACATCATACATATTTTCTCCGTTAGGAATAATTTTATAAGCAATCTGTCCAGGCGCCCAGATTTTGTTATCTGAAGTAAGTACAATACCTTCGTATGTGCTGCCTGTTTTTACAATGCCTATAGTTATGCCATCCTTTTTCTTGTAAATGCCCTCTATGTTCTCAAAAGACTTCTCAGATAATTTCTCTATGAGCTTTTCAACGCTGATGTTACTTTTAGGATGATTCTTAAATAGTTCGCTTTCGCGAAAACGTTCTAATTCATCACCTTGTTCCATTATCTCGGAGGTAATTACAGGCTTCATGTGACGTATGTGTGCATGTTTATCCTTTACAACAGATAGCAGTTCATTGAGCTTAGAAAAGCAATCTGTCACACTCATTTGTGAAGTAACTTCTTGCTCTAATTGATTTAAGGTAGTTGTGTACTCTGAGAGTTTGTCTCCTTTCATTTGTTTCTTAAAAGAAGTCATTTCTTTTATTTGTTCATTAACAA
This window harbors:
- the hisF gene encoding imidazole glycerol phosphate synthase subunit HisF; this translates as MITKRIIPCLDIKNGRTVKGTNFVNLRDAGDPVELAKLYSNTGADELVFLDISATEERRKTLADLVLRVASQVNIPFTVGGGISSVEDVDILLQNGADKVSINSSAVKRPELINELVAKFGSQCIVVAIDAKYIEGEWIVHLVGGKVPTEHNLFDWAKEVEERGAGEILFTSMDNDGTKDGFANEALARLSESLNIPIIASGGAGNMQHFADAFTEGKADAALAASVFHFKEIEITDLKQELTSQGIAMRS
- the hisIE gene encoding bifunctional phosphoribosyl-AMP cyclohydrolase/phosphoribosyl-ATP diphosphatase HisIE, which translates into the protein MEIDFKKYENGLVPAIIQDSRTKNVLMLGFMNNEAYEKTIATNKVTFFSRSKQRLWTKGEETKNYLHLDTIAVDCDNDTLLVQVTPQGPTCHKGTDTCWGNSNKTNFGFLSHLEEVIEDRWNTKDTADSYVASLFRSGINKVAQKVGEEAVEVVIEAKDDNDHLFLNESADLLFHYMVLLQAKGFHLRDIEKTLMSRHK
- a CDS encoding S41 family peptidase; its protein translation is MKRRITLLVAIVFVFSAFAKAQSTQTCNCVEELSFVNEQIKEMTSFKKQMKGDKLSEYTTTLNQLEQEVTSQMSVTDCFSKLNELLSVVKDKHAHIRHMKPVITSEIMEQGDELERFRESELFKNHPKSNISVEKLIEKLSEKSFENIEGIYKKKDGITIGIVKTGSTYEGIVLTSDNKIWAPGQIAYKIIPNGENMYDVLTSDIIGGKLRFVRGLLHFNGSLWHLKKEASNYISQMSVNQSPWDFKQLTPDIQYVYMGSFSNSSNNVKAFKKFYEEAKDKFTAKNIIVDLRDNSGGNSKYSDPFYKIFKKNKMNVYVITNFWCASNGEQFTLKLKGLKNAKHLGQRTYGALAYGSNYGKLIETPSGQFAIYPTDMNFHKYLNYEYVGIIPDIKLSFDEDWVTQTLEIIKNIN